In Phenylobacterium zucineum HLK1, one DNA window encodes the following:
- a CDS encoding acyl carrier protein — protein MELATDLTVREVAKAAETVLGRPVNVTHETDIARDLAVDSLALMNIVMELEDRFDLSIPLDRLATVQTVGDLSELINTLRMKA, from the coding sequence GTGGAACTCGCGACGGATCTGACCGTACGCGAAGTCGCGAAAGCGGCCGAGACCGTTCTCGGCCGCCCCGTCAACGTGACCCACGAGACGGACATCGCGCGCGATCTCGCCGTCGATTCGCTGGCCCTGATGAACATCGTCATGGAGCTGGAGGATCGATTCGACCTGTCGATCCCGCTCGACCGGCTGGCCACGGTGCAGACCGTCGGCGACCTTTCCGAACTGATCAACACGCTGCGGATGAAGGCTTAA
- a CDS encoding diacylglycerol/lipid kinase family protein, with protein sequence MIRAGVIRNLKSHRNLAGAPALAPPGVLEAVPERPDDLTEALAWFAKSGVDFVVIDGGDGTVRDVLTRATEAYGDRLPTFGVIPNGKTNALALDLGVPLGTPVRAMLAAARDPAKRKVRACLEVVRAGADEPELRGFLFGMGAFVRGTELAQRTHGLGFFDNAAIVMTIAGAAARTLAGGPQDPWRRGEPATLALGEAAPETRDWFLVLAATLKRFPLGLQPFGPPHEGLKALAVEAPPRRLPMAVPTILRGAQPPWLERAGYRRRDVSSLSVSMEGGFTLDGEIYPGGDLTVRQGPDLEFVFV encoded by the coding sequence TTGATCCGCGCCGGCGTCATCCGCAACCTCAAGAGCCACCGCAACCTGGCGGGGGCGCCCGCCCTTGCGCCGCCTGGCGTGCTGGAGGCCGTGCCCGAACGGCCGGACGACCTCACCGAGGCCCTGGCCTGGTTCGCCAAGTCGGGCGTGGACTTCGTCGTCATCGACGGCGGCGACGGCACGGTGCGCGACGTGCTGACCCGGGCGACCGAGGCCTACGGCGACCGGCTGCCGACCTTCGGCGTGATCCCCAACGGCAAGACCAATGCGCTTGCGCTCGACCTGGGGGTGCCGCTGGGAACGCCCGTGCGGGCCATGCTGGCGGCGGCCCGCGACCCGGCCAAGCGCAAGGTCCGGGCCTGCCTTGAGGTGGTCCGCGCCGGCGCGGACGAGCCCGAGCTGCGCGGCTTCCTGTTCGGCATGGGCGCCTTCGTGCGCGGCACCGAGCTGGCCCAGCGCACCCACGGCCTCGGCTTCTTCGACAACGCCGCCATCGTCATGACCATCGCCGGCGCCGCGGCGCGCACGCTGGCGGGCGGCCCGCAGGATCCCTGGCGCCGGGGCGAGCCGGCGACGCTGGCCCTGGGCGAGGCCGCCCCCGAGACCCGCGACTGGTTCCTGGTCCTGGCCGCGACGCTCAAGCGCTTCCCCCTCGGCCTGCAGCCGTTCGGTCCGCCGCATGAGGGCCTCAAGGCCCTGGCTGTGGAGGCGCCGCCGCGGCGCCTGCCGATGGCCGTCCCCACCATCCTGCGCGGCGCGCAGCCGCCGTGGCTCGAGCGGGCAGGCTACCGCCGGCGGGACGTCTCCAGCCTGTCGGTGTCGATGGAGGGCGGCTTCACCCTGGACGGCGAGATCTATCCGGGCGGCGACCTCACCGTGCGCCAGGGGCCGGACCTGGAGTTCGTGTTCGTGTGA
- a CDS encoding CDP-alcohol phosphatidyltransferase family protein, whose translation MTNTGEGKTAPLGLILGSGEVRLWGMTARERLRRTYVRAGVEPAEAADVASGRTVVLTLGDWVYDEGLVATLSRRPGTVLVTDDGRAVAAHVPAADAAAASADLQAGRAPPGLQALSPAELAYNEALRKREAPVLERLTADNVRAIEARTFAGSYKGVTDVVTKYVWPVPARIVTRWCAEAKLTPNMVTFAGFLLVLAAFWLFWIGEFGWGLLAGWIMTFLDTVDGKLARTTMTSSKWGNVFDHGIDLVHPPFWWWAWYVGCFQVGLPPPFPELTLGVILAGYVLQRVEEGVFMRLFGFHVHAWRPFDSFFRLITARRNPNLIVLTLAWLAGRPEIGLFLVAVWTAICLVVHLAQVVQAMAMPKGRVVSWLSR comes from the coding sequence TTGACGAACACGGGCGAGGGCAAGACCGCGCCGCTGGGGCTCATCCTGGGCTCGGGCGAGGTGCGGCTGTGGGGGATGACGGCGCGCGAGCGGCTGCGCCGGACCTATGTGCGCGCGGGCGTGGAGCCGGCCGAGGCGGCGGACGTCGCCTCGGGACGCACGGTGGTGCTGACCCTGGGCGACTGGGTCTATGACGAGGGGCTGGTGGCGACGCTGTCCCGGCGCCCCGGAACGGTGCTGGTGACCGACGACGGCCGGGCGGTGGCGGCCCACGTGCCGGCGGCGGACGCCGCGGCGGCGTCGGCGGACCTGCAGGCCGGCCGCGCGCCTCCGGGGCTGCAGGCGCTGTCGCCGGCCGAGCTTGCCTACAACGAGGCGCTGCGCAAGCGCGAGGCGCCGGTGCTGGAGCGGCTGACCGCCGATAACGTCCGCGCCATCGAGGCCCGCACCTTCGCCGGCTCGTACAAGGGCGTCACCGACGTCGTCACCAAGTACGTCTGGCCGGTTCCGGCGCGGATCGTCACCCGCTGGTGCGCTGAGGCGAAGCTGACGCCCAACATGGTGACCTTCGCGGGCTTCCTGCTGGTCCTGGCCGCCTTCTGGCTGTTCTGGATCGGCGAGTTCGGCTGGGGCCTGCTGGCCGGCTGGATCATGACCTTCCTCGACACGGTGGACGGCAAGCTGGCCCGCACCACCATGACCTCGTCGAAGTGGGGCAACGTCTTCGACCACGGCATCGACCTCGTCCATCCGCCCTTCTGGTGGTGGGCCTGGTACGTCGGCTGCTTCCAGGTCGGCCTGCCGCCGCCGTTCCCCGAGCTGACCCTGGGCGTGATCCTGGCCGGCTACGTGCTGCAGCGGGTGGAGGAGGGGGTGTTCATGCGCCTCTTCGGCTTCCACGTGCACGCCTGGCGTCCGTTCGACAGCTTCTTCCGGCTGATCACCGCCCGGCGGAACCCGAACCTGATCGTGCTGACCCTGGCATGGCTCGCGGGCAGGCCCGAGATCGGCCTGTTCCTGGTGGCGGTCTGGACGGCGATCTGCCTCGTCGTCCACCTGGCCCAGGTGGTGCAGGCGATGGCCATGCCGAAAGGCCGGGTCGTCTCCTGGCTCTCGCGTTGA
- a CDS encoding NAD-dependent epimerase/dehydratase family protein, translating to MTRLAAVTGATGFLGRRIVRALAEDGWRVRILARRDPFDPLWRDLEPELVLGDLADSRALEALCRGADAVIHGAALVKARSAGHFAAVNREGARRLAAAAGEVPHVLLVSSLAAREPALSPYAASKRAAEDAMAEALGPRLTIARPPAIYGPGDRELLPVFQAACRLPVLPVLNRTARVGMIHVEDAARQIAALADRAPGRTVALSDDRPEGYGWPELMAEAARAVGRAPRLARIPKALVHLVGITNDFSAALGAAPMLTSGKARELLHPDWSIPPAERAEDLPPPRHTLSGGFRDTVAWYRAAGWLKH from the coding sequence CTGACGCGGCTCGCCGCCGTCACCGGCGCCACCGGCTTCCTCGGCCGCCGGATCGTCCGCGCGCTGGCCGAGGACGGCTGGCGCGTGCGCATCCTGGCGCGGCGCGATCCCTTCGATCCCCTGTGGCGCGACCTGGAGCCCGAGCTGGTGCTGGGCGACCTGGCCGATTCGCGGGCCCTGGAGGCCCTGTGCCGCGGCGCCGACGCCGTGATCCACGGCGCGGCCCTGGTGAAGGCCCGCAGCGCCGGCCATTTCGCGGCGGTGAACCGGGAGGGCGCGCGCCGGCTGGCGGCGGCCGCCGGCGAGGTCCCCCACGTGCTGCTGGTCTCGAGCCTGGCGGCGCGGGAGCCGGCCCTGTCGCCCTACGCCGCCAGCAAGCGCGCCGCCGAGGACGCGATGGCCGAGGCGCTGGGGCCGCGACTCACCATCGCCCGCCCGCCGGCGATCTACGGCCCCGGCGACCGCGAGCTGCTGCCGGTCTTCCAGGCGGCCTGCCGGCTGCCGGTGCTGCCCGTGCTCAACCGGACCGCGCGGGTGGGCATGATCCACGTGGAGGACGCGGCGCGCCAGATCGCCGCGCTCGCCGACCGGGCGCCCGGCCGCACCGTGGCGCTGAGCGACGATCGCCCCGAGGGCTACGGCTGGCCCGAGCTGATGGCCGAGGCCGCCCGCGCCGTGGGGCGCGCCCCGCGCCTCGCCCGGATTCCGAAGGCGCTGGTCCATCTCGTCGGAATCACAAATGATTTCAGCGCCGCGCTGGGGGCGGCGCCGATGCTGACCTCGGGCAAGGCGCGCGAGCTGCTGCATCCCGACTGGAGCATCCCGCCCGCCGAGCGGGCCGAGGACCTGCCGCCCCCGCGGCACACGCTTTCGGGGGGATTTCGGGACACGGTGGCGTGGTATAGGGCCGCCGGCTGGTTGAAACATTAG
- the spt gene encoding serine palmitoyltransferase, protein MGLLDKHLGYRAPLEGIRAAGADPSNVRFDAVLSPTEGVLAGQPVILLGTNNYLGLTFDPACIEASAEAVREWGTGTTGSRFANGTFAGHTALEQALAGFYGRKHAMVFTTGYQANLGTISGLVGRGDHLILDADSHASIYDAAKLSGAEVIRFRHNDPDDLHKRLRRLGDAPGGRLIVVEGIYSMIGDVAPLKEFVDVKREMGGHLLVDEAHSMGVLGEKGRGLAEAAGVEDGVDFIVGTFSKSLGSVGGFLVSDEENFDLLRIVSRPYMFTASLPPAVIASTLTALKRLEDEPGLRARLSANADRLYEGLRDMGYAVGPHASPITAVEMPDQATAVGMWNALLQNGVYLNLAIPPATPENKSLLRSSVSAAHTTEQIDTVLGVFEQLGQEFGLLAGRRRAATA, encoded by the coding sequence ATGGGGCTTCTCGACAAGCACCTGGGCTATCGCGCCCCCCTGGAAGGCATCCGCGCTGCGGGCGCCGACCCGTCCAACGTCCGGTTCGACGCCGTGCTCTCGCCCACTGAGGGCGTGCTGGCCGGCCAACCGGTGATCCTGCTGGGCACCAACAACTATCTCGGGCTGACCTTCGACCCGGCCTGCATCGAGGCCTCGGCCGAGGCGGTGCGCGAATGGGGCACGGGCACGACCGGCTCGCGGTTCGCCAACGGCACCTTCGCCGGCCACACGGCGCTGGAGCAGGCCCTGGCCGGCTTCTACGGCCGCAAGCACGCGATGGTCTTCACGACCGGCTACCAGGCCAACCTGGGCACGATCTCGGGCCTCGTCGGCCGCGGCGACCATCTGATCCTGGACGCCGACAGCCACGCCTCGATCTATGACGCGGCCAAGCTGTCGGGCGCCGAAGTCATCCGCTTCCGCCACAACGACCCGGACGACCTGCACAAGCGCCTGCGGCGCCTGGGCGACGCGCCCGGCGGACGGCTGATCGTCGTCGAGGGCATCTACTCGATGATCGGCGACGTGGCCCCGCTGAAGGAGTTCGTCGACGTCAAGCGCGAGATGGGCGGCCACCTGCTGGTGGACGAGGCCCACTCCATGGGCGTGCTGGGCGAGAAGGGCCGCGGCCTGGCCGAAGCGGCCGGCGTCGAGGACGGCGTCGACTTCATCGTCGGCACCTTCTCCAAGAGCCTGGGCTCGGTCGGCGGCTTCCTCGTCTCGGACGAGGAGAACTTCGACCTGCTGCGCATCGTCAGCCGGCCCTACATGTTCACCGCCTCGCTGCCGCCGGCGGTGATCGCCTCGACCCTCACCGCCCTGAAGCGGCTGGAAGACGAGCCCGGTCTGCGCGCGCGGCTGTCGGCCAACGCCGACCGGCTCTACGAGGGCCTGCGCGACATGGGCTATGCGGTCGGCCCGCACGCCAGCCCGATCACCGCCGTCGAGATGCCCGACCAGGCCACCGCCGTCGGCATGTGGAACGCGCTGCTGCAGAACGGCGTCTACCTGAACCTCGCCATCCCGCCGGCCACGCCCGAGAACAAGTCGCTGCTGCGCTCCAGCGTCAGCGCGGCCCACACGACCGAGCAGATCGACACCGTCCTCGGCGTCTTCGAGCAACTGGGCCAGGAATTCGGCCTGCTGGCCGGCCGCCGCCGCGCCGCCACCGCCTAG
- a CDS encoding fatty acyl-AMP ligase: MTPTPTAPDRPFRLGGFATLTEALDFAAQGPTGVNLYGLRGELVLALSYAELRERARALAARILAAGIRPFDRVGLVAETDADFVVAFFACQHARVTPAPLGGREAYVEQIGRMLGSAQASAVFGPEALIPWLQEAAQAAGVRLAARVQDLPEAPAADLPAPTPDDPCYVQFSSGSTRHPTGVLCTHSALMANTTAITRDGLKVVPADRAFSWLPLYHDMGLVGFLMAPLASQMTVDLMPTGAFVRRPLLWLDLMSKNRATISYSPTFGYELCARRGDGTREGLDLSAWRIAGCGGDMVRPGPLMAFAETFAPAGFSPTAFVASYGMAEATLALTMAPLGQGLRFETVDVDRMERDGVVVGGREGRSRAFVRCGPVLPGHELEVRDEAGAALPELKVGRVFVRGPSLMRGYFGEPEASAKVLGPDGWLDTGDLGFLVEGEIVPTGRAKDLILLNGRNVWPQDLEWSAESEIGKLRSGDVAAFSVDRDEGEQLVVLVQARTSDPEARRALADDVAALLRARHGVEAHVELVGAHALPQTSSGKLSRSKAKALYLAGAFRAEEPA, encoded by the coding sequence TTGACCCCTACCCCCACCGCTCCCGACCGGCCCTTCCGACTGGGCGGGTTCGCCACCCTGACCGAGGCGCTGGACTTCGCCGCCCAGGGGCCCACGGGCGTGAACCTCTACGGCCTGCGCGGCGAGCTGGTGCTCGCCCTGTCCTACGCCGAGCTGCGCGAGCGGGCCCGCGCCCTGGCCGCGCGCATCCTGGCGGCCGGGATCCGGCCGTTCGACCGCGTGGGCCTCGTCGCCGAGACCGACGCCGACTTCGTGGTCGCCTTCTTCGCCTGCCAGCACGCCCGGGTGACGCCCGCGCCGCTGGGCGGCCGCGAGGCCTATGTGGAGCAGATCGGCCGGATGCTGGGCTCGGCGCAGGCCTCGGCCGTGTTCGGCCCCGAGGCCCTGATCCCGTGGCTGCAGGAGGCGGCGCAGGCCGCCGGCGTGAGGCTCGCGGCCCGCGTCCAGGACCTGCCCGAGGCGCCCGCCGCCGACCTGCCCGCGCCGACGCCGGACGATCCCTGCTACGTGCAGTTCTCCTCGGGCAGCACGCGGCACCCGACGGGCGTCCTCTGCACCCACAGCGCCTTGATGGCCAACACCACCGCGATCACCCGCGACGGGCTGAAGGTGGTCCCGGCCGACCGGGCGTTCTCGTGGCTGCCGCTCTATCACGACATGGGCCTGGTGGGCTTCCTGATGGCCCCGCTGGCCAGCCAGATGACCGTGGACCTGATGCCCACGGGCGCCTTCGTGCGCCGGCCGCTGCTGTGGCTGGACCTGATGTCGAAGAACCGGGCGACGATCTCGTACAGCCCGACCTTCGGCTACGAGCTGTGCGCCCGCCGCGGCGACGGCACGCGCGAGGGGCTGGACCTGTCGGCCTGGCGGATCGCCGGCTGCGGCGGCGACATGGTGCGGCCGGGCCCGCTGATGGCCTTCGCCGAGACGTTCGCGCCCGCCGGCTTCTCCCCCACGGCCTTCGTCGCCAGCTACGGCATGGCCGAGGCGACGCTGGCGCTGACCATGGCGCCGCTGGGCCAGGGACTGCGGTTCGAGACCGTCGACGTCGACCGGATGGAGCGCGACGGCGTGGTCGTCGGCGGCCGGGAAGGCCGCAGCCGGGCCTTCGTCCGCTGCGGGCCGGTGCTGCCCGGCCACGAGCTGGAGGTCCGCGACGAGGCGGGCGCCGCCCTGCCCGAGCTGAAGGTCGGCCGGGTGTTCGTGCGGGGCCCCAGCCTGATGCGCGGCTATTTCGGCGAGCCCGAGGCCTCGGCCAAGGTGCTGGGGCCGGACGGCTGGCTCGACACCGGCGACCTGGGCTTCCTGGTCGAGGGCGAGATCGTGCCGACGGGCCGCGCCAAGGACCTGATCCTGCTGAACGGCCGGAACGTCTGGCCGCAGGACCTGGAATGGTCCGCCGAGAGCGAGATCGGCAAGCTGCGCAGCGGCGACGTGGCCGCGTTCTCGGTCGACCGCGACGAGGGCGAGCAGCTGGTCGTGCTGGTGCAGGCGCGCACCAGCGATCCCGAGGCGCGCCGGGCGCTGGCCGACGACGTCGCCGCCCTGCTCCGGGCCCGGCACGGCGTGGAGGCCCACGTGGAGCTGGTGGGGGCGCACGCCCTGCCGCAGACCTCGTCGGGCAAGCTCAGCCGGTCCAAGGCCAAGGCGCTGTACCTGGCGGGCGCCTTCCGGGCGGAGGAGCCGGCCTGA